One genomic segment of Humidesulfovibrio mexicanus includes these proteins:
- a CDS encoding winged helix-turn-helix domain-containing protein: MCQRQESKDDSHLDLADCSMDAHRPSQAVIRLHLWLEGAEGTLFGMGRLQLLERVESCGSIKAAAEELGMSYRAAWGKLKASEEALGAPLVEKLGGNKSGCRLTASGRALAESYRRWFAEVERHALESAADLFPFPCRRFMVRERAASLPVEGRVFIQTHERR, translated from the coding sequence ATGTGCCAGCGTCAAGAATCCAAGGATGACAGCCACCTGGATCTTGCCGACTGTTCGATGGATGCACATCGTCCATCACAGGCGGTCATCCGCCTGCACCTGTGGCTTGAGGGGGCGGAAGGAACGCTTTTCGGCATGGGCCGCTTGCAGCTTTTGGAGCGCGTGGAAAGCTGCGGCTCCATCAAGGCCGCGGCAGAAGAGCTGGGCATGAGCTATCGGGCCGCCTGGGGCAAACTCAAGGCTTCGGAGGAAGCGCTGGGGGCGCCCCTGGTGGAGAAGCTTGGGGGCAACAAGAGTGGCTGCCGCCTTACCGCGAGCGGCCGCGCCCTGGCCGAAAGCTATCGCCGTTGGTTCGCCGAGGTGGAGCGCCACGCGCTGGAGAGCGCGGCCGATCTTTTCCCTTTCCCGTGTCGTCGCTTCATGGTGCGCGAACGCGCAGCCTCCCTCCCGGTTGAAGGGCGTGTGTTTATTCAAACACATGAACGCCGTTGA
- a CDS encoding TOBE domain-containing protein, which produces MKYGARNKLTAKVTSVKKGDVMALVKFQVIDPGEMASVLTTESVDDLGLKPGDEVQLFIKAIHVLPVKE; this is translated from the coding sequence ATGAAGTACGGCGCGCGCAACAAGCTTACGGCCAAGGTGACCAGCGTGAAGAAGGGCGACGTCATGGCGCTGGTGAAGTTCCAGGTCATCGACCCGGGCGAGATGGCCTCGGTGCTCACCACCGAATCCGTGGACGACCTGGGCCTCAAGCCCGGCGACGAGGTGCAGCTGTTCATCAAGGCCATCCACGTGCTGCCCGTGAAGGAGTAG
- a CDS encoding phosphate ABC transporter ATP-binding protein gives MTAIEIRDLNVSFGGRPVLRGLNLDVSQGGPTVLLGRSGSGKTTLLRAINRLNECLPGCETTGSVRIRLTGAMQDAYGPDMRPETLRTRVGMVFQTPNPLPAGIAENIALPLALAHGLGKAEIAARMEASLREAGLWGEVKDRLEAPAASLSGGQQQRLCLARALAARPEVLLLDEPTASLDYQAARGIEELLLELASRYTLLVVSHGLNQARRLARNVFVLCEGSALEAVDRELLTDPEGFSRLMDELF, from the coding sequence ATGACGGCCATCGAGATACGCGACCTGAACGTCTCCTTCGGCGGACGCCCCGTGCTGCGCGGCCTGAACCTGGACGTGTCCCAGGGCGGCCCCACGGTGCTGCTGGGCCGCTCGGGCTCGGGCAAGACCACGCTCCTGCGCGCCATCAACCGGTTGAACGAATGCCTGCCGGGCTGCGAGACCACCGGCTCGGTGCGCATCCGCCTGACCGGGGCCATGCAGGACGCCTACGGCCCGGACATGCGGCCCGAGACCCTGCGCACCCGCGTGGGCATGGTCTTCCAGACGCCCAACCCGCTGCCCGCCGGCATCGCGGAAAACATCGCCCTGCCGCTGGCCCTGGCCCACGGGCTGGGCAAAGCGGAGATCGCCGCGCGCATGGAGGCGTCGCTCAGGGAAGCCGGGCTGTGGGGCGAGGTGAAGGACCGGCTGGAGGCTCCGGCGGCCTCGCTCTCTGGCGGACAGCAGCAGCGCCTGTGCCTGGCCCGCGCGCTGGCGGCGCGGCCGGAGGTGCTCTTGCTGGACGAGCCCACGGCCTCGCTGGACTACCAGGCCGCGCGGGGCATCGAGGAACTGCTCCTGGAGCTCGCTTCGCGCTACACGCTGCTGGTGGTCTCCCATGGGCTGAACCAGGCCCGGCGGCTGGCGCGCAACGTGTTCGTGCTGTGCGAAGGCTCGGCGCTGGAGGCCGTTGACCGGGAATTGCTCACCGACCCTGAAGGGTTTTCACGCCTCATGGACGAATTGTTCTGA
- a CDS encoding phosphate ABC transporter permease, whose translation MLVLLSGAAGASVLCVAGILGFLVWFSLPLLQPGQLAAVLSWTWQPTSDRFGILPMAVGSLLLASSAMLLAWPLGLGLALFAHGLGPARISPPLLALVRLMSGVPTVVYGLASVFLLVPLLRSCFTGTSGFSWLAAMLVLALLVLPTVTLVLDGQLRLLVPGLRLTAAALGLTPAQTLVRLALPQCGHGLKAAAALGFGRAIGDTLIALMLSGNAAQVPHSPLDSLRALTAHIGLVLATDSQSEAYGSLFACGLALFGMSLAVNLGLRGLSRRPGQTAFFAYLGRPLPGLETLATGLSWTSAILVPAALAALLGFLFLRGLPVVSLVLFFGDTSPLDALVRGAPVFDGLWPACLGTLWLVGLAALFAVPVGLAGGIHLAEFATGRAARLASFCVDLLAGVPSILMGLFGFALILLLRRTFWPSANTCLLLSALCLALLVLPYLVSATRAALAGLPQELRLTCAALGLSRWQAVKRVLLPAARQGILGGVVLALGRAAEDTAVILLTGVVVGAGRPGALTDKFEALPFTIYYLAAEHQTPQELDLAFGAALTLLALTLALFALARRLGGTTNEAWRPGT comes from the coding sequence ATGTTGGTCCTGCTCTCCGGCGCGGCGGGCGCAAGCGTGCTGTGCGTGGCGGGCATCCTGGGCTTCCTGGTCTGGTTCAGCCTGCCCCTGCTTCAGCCCGGCCAGCTTGCGGCAGTGCTTTCCTGGACCTGGCAGCCCACCTCGGACCGCTTCGGCATCCTGCCAATGGCCGTGGGGTCGCTGTTGCTGGCGTCTTCGGCCATGCTCCTGGCCTGGCCGCTTGGCCTGGGGCTGGCGCTGTTCGCCCACGGACTCGGCCCGGCCAGGATCTCGCCCCCCCTCCTGGCCCTGGTACGGCTGATGAGCGGCGTCCCCACGGTGGTCTATGGCCTGGCCTCGGTGTTCCTGCTGGTGCCGCTGTTGCGCTCGTGTTTCACGGGCACCAGCGGTTTCTCCTGGCTGGCGGCCATGCTGGTGCTGGCCTTGCTCGTGCTGCCCACGGTGACGCTGGTGCTGGACGGCCAGCTCAGACTCCTCGTCCCCGGCCTGCGCCTCACGGCGGCGGCGCTGGGGCTCACCCCGGCCCAGACCCTGGTGCGCCTAGCGCTGCCCCAGTGCGGCCACGGACTAAAGGCGGCGGCAGCCTTGGGATTTGGCCGGGCCATCGGCGACACGCTCATCGCCCTCATGCTTTCCGGCAACGCAGCCCAGGTGCCGCATTCGCCCCTGGACTCCCTGCGGGCGCTCACGGCGCACATCGGGCTCGTGCTGGCCACGGACAGCCAGAGCGAGGCCTATGGCTCGCTCTTCGCCTGCGGGCTCGCGCTTTTTGGCATGAGCCTGGCCGTGAACCTCGGCCTGCGGGGCTTGAGCCGGAGGCCGGGCCAGACCGCCTTTTTCGCATATCTCGGTCGGCCCCTCCCCGGCCTGGAGACCTTGGCCACTGGGCTCTCCTGGACCTCGGCCATCCTTGTTCCGGCGGCGCTGGCGGCGCTGCTCGGCTTTCTGTTCCTGCGCGGCCTGCCCGTCGTAAGCCTGGTGCTCTTTTTCGGCGACACGTCGCCCCTGGACGCGCTTGTGCGCGGCGCGCCGGTGTTCGACGGGCTCTGGCCAGCCTGCCTGGGCACCCTCTGGCTGGTGGGGCTGGCCGCGCTCTTCGCCGTTCCCGTTGGCCTGGCCGGGGGCATCCACCTGGCGGAGTTCGCCACAGGCCGCGCCGCGCGCCTGGCCTCCTTCTGCGTGGACCTGTTGGCGGGCGTGCCGTCCATCCTCATGGGGCTGTTCGGCTTCGCGCTGATTTTGCTCCTGCGGCGCACCTTCTGGCCCAGCGCCAACACCTGCCTGCTGCTCTCGGCCCTGTGCCTGGCCCTGCTCGTGTTGCCCTATCTGGTGAGCGCCACCCGCGCCGCCCTGGCCGGGTTGCCGCAGGAACTGCGCCTGACCTGCGCCGCGCTTGGGCTTTCGCGCTGGCAGGCGGTGAAGCGGGTGCTGTTGCCCGCAGCAAGGCAGGGCATCCTGGGCGGGGTGGTGCTGGCCCTTGGACGTGCGGCCGAGGACACCGCCGTGATCCTGCTCACCGGTGTGGTGGTGGGTGCTGGCAGGCCGGGCGCGCTTACGGACAAGTTCGAGGCCCTGCCCTTCACCATCTATTACCTGGCCGCCGAGCACCAGACCCCGCAGGAGCTGGATCTGGCCTTTGGCGCGGCGCTGACGCTGCTCGCCCTCACCCTGGCGCTTTTCGCCCTGGCGCGCAGGCTGGGCGGTACGACAAATGAGGCCTGGAGGCCCGGCACATGA
- a CDS encoding phosphate ABC transporter substrate-binding protein, which produces MRKTLLPTLLSLALLLAAAPAQAGDLDAFAGKSGKIDIAGGTAHIPVMKEAAKRIMQKAPGVRITVAGGGSGVGVQKVGEGLVDIGNTGRALTEAEVAKYGLKSYAFAIDGVAAVVHPKNPVSALTHSQVRDIFAGKIANWKQLGGRDAAIHLYTRDEASGTREVFWEIMLKKGQIAPSANVVASNGAMKTALAGDADGIGYVSIGHIDATIKAPTLDGVAPTQDNAKSGKYPVTRKLYMNTKGEPTGVVASFISYIQGPEGAAITASDGYIPTK; this is translated from the coding sequence ATGCGCAAGACCCTGCTGCCGACGCTTTTGTCCCTGGCCCTGCTGCTCGCCGCCGCGCCCGCCCAGGCGGGTGATCTCGACGCCTTTGCCGGAAAATCCGGCAAGATCGACATCGCCGGTGGCACGGCGCACATCCCGGTGATGAAGGAGGCGGCCAAGCGCATCATGCAGAAGGCTCCCGGCGTCCGCATCACCGTTGCTGGCGGCGGCTCCGGCGTGGGCGTGCAGAAGGTGGGCGAGGGCCTGGTGGACATCGGCAACACCGGCCGCGCCCTCACCGAGGCCGAGGTGGCCAAGTACGGGCTCAAATCCTACGCCTTCGCCATCGACGGCGTGGCCGCAGTGGTGCACCCCAAGAACCCGGTGAGCGCGCTGACCCACAGCCAAGTGCGGGACATCTTCGCGGGCAAGATCGCCAACTGGAAGCAACTCGGCGGGCGCGACGCGGCCATCCACCTCTACACCCGCGACGAGGCCAGCGGCACCCGCGAGGTGTTCTGGGAGATCATGCTCAAAAAGGGCCAGATCGCGCCCTCAGCCAACGTGGTGGCCTCCAACGGAGCCATGAAGACCGCGCTGGCGGGAGACGCCGACGGCATCGGCTACGTCTCCATCGGCCACATCGACGCCACCATCAAGGCTCCCACGCTGGACGGCGTGGCCCCGACCCAGGACAACGCCAAGAGCGGCAAGTACCCCGTGACCCGAAAGCTGTACATGAACACCAAGGGCGAGCCCACAGGCGTCGTGGCCAGCTTCATCAGCTACATCCAGGGGCCGGAGGGCGCGGCCATCACCGCCTCCGACGGATACATCCCCACCAAGTAG
- a CDS encoding winged helix-turn-helix domain-containing protein: MTTHPLPSGPDGFDGQIPLEPLKTSSERPIVRLHIWLESHGELFFGIGRAQLLFNIQHYGSIKKAAQNMGMSYRAAWGKIQQSEQALGVKLVEQRGAKREGLRLTREGEELADMFQAWFMAVERCALSQANSIFPFPVAGFDQPDT; encoded by the coding sequence ATGACCACACACCCTCTCCCGTCCGGTCCGGACGGGTTCGACGGGCAGATCCCCCTTGAACCGCTAAAGACAAGCTCCGAGCGTCCCATCGTCCGTCTGCACATTTGGCTGGAGAGCCACGGCGAGCTGTTCTTCGGCATCGGCCGCGCCCAACTGCTCTTCAACATCCAGCACTACGGATCCATCAAGAAGGCCGCCCAAAACATGGGCATGAGCTATCGCGCCGCCTGGGGCAAGATCCAGCAGAGCGAGCAGGCCCTCGGCGTCAAGCTTGTGGAGCAGCGCGGCGCCAAACGCGAAGGCCTGCGCCTGACGCGCGAGGGCGAGGAACTGGCCGACATGTTCCAGGCCTGGTTCATGGCCGTGGAGCGCTGCGCCCTGTCGCAGGCCAACTCCATCTTTCCCTTCCCCGTGGCTGGCTTTGACCAGCCGGACACCTGA
- the fdnG gene encoding formate dehydrogenase-N subunit alpha, with protein MSVSRRGFIKLLGAGTAALGLSRLGIDLSPTQAYAAGLKIEGAKESISICPFCSCCCNVLVHAKDGKIINVEGDPDYPVSGGGLCAKGASLKSLHNSPERLTKPLYRAPGATKWVEKDWDWMMERIAKRIKNQRDRDFKAKNASGAVVNRLESVFHLGSSQVSNEEAAVLHQMIRAFGIVHFDHQARICHSPSVPALAECFGRGAMTNHYSDLGNSDAVLIMGSNCAEHHPMTFRWINMAKEKGAVVVHVDPKFSRTSARSSYHVPIRSGTDIAMLGGMIKYILDNKKYFEEFVVNYTNASFLVGEKYSFKDGMFAGFDAAKGTYDKGAWAFEKDEKGLVKRDRTLKHPRCVINVMREHYSRYDLDKVSSVTGVSKADLLRVYEDFSATGKPNKAGAFVYALGWTQHSVGVQNIRASGLIQQLLGNVGVAGGGIAALRGEPNVQGTTDHALLYGYLPGYHSTPTAKYQSLGEYLKAYTPKSADPMSVNWWQNRPKYVVSLLKSWYGDNATKDNDFGYSWVPKMDPGEDYSHLYIFDRMYKDQIKGGLCFGHNPCQSVPNSNKVRKAWDKLDWLVIGEVFHNETTDNWRRPGVDPKKIKTEVFLLPSAYRAEKAGTISNSGRWHMWHYKCAEPLGKSRNMGEMFVEIMNRVRDLYLKDGGAFPEPITKADYPKTFDAEAVAKRINGVFTRETTVGGKTYQRGQCVPGFPNLKDDGSTTSMNWLYCGGFTEEAGNLAKRRDLAQTPMQAKIHLFPKFAWAWPMDRRILYNRASVDVNGKPYNPDKAVIEWKDGKWVGDVPDGGQPPMAMKDGVYPFIMHTEGHSQLFGPGREDGPFPEHYEPAETPLTVNPFSAQMHNPVMKVIKSDMDKLAEHGDPRFPIVLTTYSLTEHWCSGSETRNGPALLEAEPQQYIEMSHELAKEKGVKNGDVVIVESLRGKTQAVAMVTVRVKPFTIMGKTTHLVGMPFCFGWTKPKCGDTTNRVTVSIGDPNTSIPEYKACLVNVYKATKVTEL; from the coding sequence ATGAGCGTATCACGTCGAGGATTCATCAAACTGCTCGGCGCCGGAACGGCGGCCCTGGGGCTGTCGCGGCTGGGCATCGACCTTTCGCCCACCCAGGCCTACGCCGCGGGGCTCAAGATCGAAGGGGCCAAGGAGTCCATCTCCATCTGCCCGTTCTGTTCCTGCTGCTGCAACGTGCTGGTGCACGCCAAGGACGGCAAGATCATCAACGTGGAGGGCGATCCGGACTATCCCGTGAGCGGCGGCGGCCTGTGCGCCAAGGGCGCGTCCTTGAAGAGCCTGCACAACAGCCCCGAGCGGCTCACCAAGCCCCTGTACCGCGCCCCCGGCGCCACCAAATGGGTGGAGAAGGACTGGGACTGGATGATGGAGCGCATCGCCAAACGCATCAAGAACCAGCGCGACCGCGACTTCAAAGCCAAAAACGCGTCCGGCGCCGTGGTCAACCGGCTGGAGAGCGTGTTCCACCTGGGCTCCTCCCAGGTTTCCAACGAAGAGGCCGCCGTGCTGCACCAGATGATCCGCGCCTTCGGCATCGTGCACTTCGACCACCAGGCGCGCATCTGCCACAGCCCGTCTGTCCCGGCCCTGGCCGAGTGCTTCGGCCGCGGGGCCATGACCAACCACTACTCCGACCTGGGCAATTCCGACGCCGTGCTCATCATGGGCAGCAACTGCGCGGAGCACCACCCCATGACCTTCCGCTGGATCAACATGGCCAAGGAGAAGGGCGCGGTTGTGGTCCACGTGGACCCCAAGTTCTCGCGCACCTCGGCCCGCAGCAGCTACCACGTGCCCATCCGCTCCGGCACGGACATCGCCATGCTGGGCGGCATGATCAAGTACATCCTGGACAACAAGAAGTACTTTGAAGAGTTCGTGGTGAACTACACCAACGCCAGCTTTCTGGTGGGCGAGAAGTACTCCTTCAAGGACGGCATGTTCGCCGGGTTCGACGCGGCCAAGGGCACGTACGACAAGGGCGCCTGGGCCTTCGAGAAGGACGAGAAGGGGCTGGTGAAACGCGACAGGACGCTCAAACACCCCCGCTGCGTCATCAACGTCATGCGCGAGCACTACAGCCGTTACGACCTGGACAAGGTGTCCTCGGTCACCGGCGTATCCAAGGCGGACCTGTTGCGCGTGTATGAAGATTTCAGCGCCACGGGCAAGCCGAACAAGGCGGGAGCCTTTGTCTACGCACTGGGCTGGACCCAGCACAGCGTGGGCGTGCAGAACATCCGCGCTTCCGGGCTCATCCAGCAGCTCTTGGGCAACGTGGGCGTGGCTGGCGGCGGCATTGCGGCCCTGCGCGGCGAGCCCAACGTGCAGGGCACCACGGACCACGCCCTGCTCTATGGCTATCTGCCCGGCTACCACAGCACGCCCACCGCGAAGTACCAGAGCCTGGGCGAGTATCTGAAAGCCTACACGCCCAAGAGCGCGGACCCCATGAGCGTGAACTGGTGGCAGAACAGGCCCAAGTACGTGGTCAGCCTGCTCAAGAGCTGGTACGGCGACAACGCCACCAAGGACAACGACTTCGGCTACTCCTGGGTGCCCAAGATGGATCCGGGCGAGGACTACTCGCACCTGTACATCTTCGACCGCATGTACAAGGACCAGATCAAAGGCGGCCTGTGCTTCGGCCACAACCCCTGCCAGAGCGTTCCCAACTCCAACAAGGTGCGCAAGGCCTGGGACAAGCTCGACTGGCTGGTCATCGGCGAGGTGTTCCACAACGAGACCACGGACAACTGGCGTCGGCCCGGCGTGGACCCCAAGAAGATCAAGACCGAGGTGTTCCTGCTGCCCAGCGCCTACCGCGCGGAAAAGGCCGGCACCATCTCCAATTCCGGTCGCTGGCACATGTGGCACTACAAGTGCGCCGAGCCCCTGGGCAAGAGCCGCAACATGGGCGAGATGTTCGTGGAGATCATGAACCGCGTGCGCGACCTGTACCTGAAGGACGGCGGCGCGTTCCCCGAGCCCATCACCAAGGCCGACTACCCCAAGACCTTTGACGCCGAGGCCGTGGCCAAGCGCATCAACGGCGTCTTCACCCGCGAGACCACGGTGGGCGGCAAGACCTACCAGCGTGGGCAGTGTGTTCCGGGCTTCCCCAACCTAAAGGACGACGGCAGCACCACCAGCATGAACTGGCTCTACTGCGGCGGCTTCACCGAAGAGGCTGGCAACCTGGCCAAGCGGCGCGACCTGGCCCAGACGCCCATGCAGGCAAAAATCCACCTGTTCCCCAAGTTCGCCTGGGCCTGGCCCATGGACCGGCGCATTCTGTACAACCGCGCCAGCGTGGACGTGAACGGCAAGCCCTACAACCCGGACAAGGCCGTCATCGAGTGGAAGGACGGCAAGTGGGTGGGCGACGTGCCCGATGGCGGACAGCCTCCCATGGCCATGAAGGACGGCGTGTACCCCTTCATCATGCACACGGAAGGCCATTCCCAGCTCTTCGGTCCCGGCCGCGAGGACGGCCCCTTCCCCGAGCACTACGAACCCGCCGAGACCCCGCTCACGGTGAACCCCTTCTCGGCGCAGATGCACAACCCGGTGATGAAGGTCATCAAGAGCGACATGGACAAGCTGGCCGAGCACGGCGACCCGCGCTTCCCCATCGTGCTCACCACGTACAGCCTCACCGAGCACTGGTGCTCCGGATCGGAGACGCGCAACGGCCCGGCCCTGCTTGAGGCCGAGCCCCAGCAGTACATCGAGATGAGCCATGAACTGGCCAAGGAAAAGGGCGTCAAAAACGGCGACGTGGTCATCGTGGAGAGCCTGCGCGGCAAGACCCAGGCCGTGGCCATGGTCACGGTGCGCGTCAAGCCCTTCACCATCATGGGCAAGACCACGCACCTGGTGGGGATGCCCTTCTGCTTCGGCTGGACCAAGCCAAAGTGCGGCGACACCACCAACCGCGTCACCGTGTCCATCGGCGATCCCAACACCAGCATTCCGGAATACAAGGCCTGCCTGGTGAACGTGTACAAGGCGACCAAGGTCACCGAGCTGTAG
- a CDS encoding 4Fe-4S dicluster domain-containing protein: protein MPKAFFIDTTKCTACRGCQVGCKEWKDFPAVPTKQRGTHQNPPDLTHFNFKLVRFAEHMDAKGTVTWNFFPDQCRHCLDAPCKSGASLPDSIIIDKDTGAVIYTEKTAKEDFETIRGSCPYDIPRLNPKTKRIVKCDMCIDRVKKNMLPMCVKSCAMGAMHFGERSEILAKAAKRLAAVQREFPKAQLCDMDSVSVIYLIADEPAKYHKFAVADAAGAPGMTRQEFFAGMFEPLRRAAKQIQG from the coding sequence ATGCCAAAGGCATTTTTCATCGACACCACGAAATGCACAGCCTGCCGGGGTTGCCAGGTGGGCTGCAAGGAGTGGAAGGACTTCCCCGCCGTGCCCACCAAGCAGCGCGGCACCCATCAGAATCCGCCAGACCTGACGCACTTCAACTTCAAGCTGGTGCGCTTCGCCGAACACATGGACGCAAAGGGCACGGTGACCTGGAACTTCTTCCCGGACCAGTGCCGCCACTGCCTGGACGCCCCGTGCAAGTCCGGCGCGAGCCTGCCGGATTCCATCATCATCGACAAGGACACCGGGGCGGTCATCTACACCGAGAAAACGGCCAAGGAGGACTTCGAGACCATCCGCGGCTCCTGCCCCTACGACATCCCGCGCCTGAACCCCAAGACCAAGCGCATCGTCAAGTGCGACATGTGCATCGACCGGGTGAAGAAGAACATGCTGCCCATGTGCGTGAAAAGTTGCGCCATGGGGGCCATGCACTTCGGCGAGCGGAGCGAGATCCTGGCCAAGGCGGCCAAGCGGCTCGCCGCCGTGCAGCGGGAGTTCCCCAAGGCGCAACTGTGCGACATGGATTCCGTCAGCGTGATCTACCTGATCGCCGACGAACCGGCCAAGTATCACAAGTTCGCCGTCGCCGACGCGGCAGGCGCTCCGGGCATGACCAGGCAGGAGTTCTTCGCCGGCATGTTCGAGCCCCTGCGCCGCGCGGCCAAGCAGATCCAGGGCTGA
- a CDS encoding formate dehydrogenase accessory protein FdhE has product METIEVTLARELGMNPALEPLAAAFGPLLISRDLRRQAAPGWRGTPPELEPEAFSSGRPLLPEGGFQRPDADLCSALKDLVPLLRASLPGLDRELAALEDAVALGSLTPEVLWAAAFGRDASVAGIAPELLSFVAAETVRPFLERQAEDLAALISGLPWQGNVCPLCGGAPHMSVLRKPEGNEAFITAHGGKRFLRCSCCATEWAHKRVSCPSCGCEEPDELVVLRDPERPFERADCCTRCKGFLLCLDSAELVAVPHPDAAALVMAPLEARAIARKFRPLAGHIWSGLMA; this is encoded by the coding sequence ATGGAAACCATCGAAGTCACCCTGGCCCGCGAACTTGGGATGAATCCCGCCCTTGAGCCTTTGGCCGCCGCTTTCGGACCGCTGCTCATCTCCCGGGACCTGCGCCGCCAAGCCGCCCCAGGCTGGCGGGGCACCCCCCCGGAGCTGGAGCCGGAAGCCTTTTCCTCAGGACGCCCGCTGCTGCCGGAGGGCGGCTTCCAGCGCCCTGATGCGGACCTTTGCTCGGCGTTGAAGGACCTTGTCCCGCTGCTGCGCGCCAGCCTGCCGGGCCTGGACAGGGAGCTTGCCGCGCTGGAGGACGCAGTGGCACTGGGGAGCCTCACGCCGGAAGTCCTGTGGGCTGCGGCCTTCGGGCGCGATGCCAGCGTCGCGGGCATCGCGCCGGAGTTGCTGTCCTTTGTGGCCGCCGAGACGGTGCGCCCCTTTCTGGAGCGCCAGGCCGAGGACCTGGCGGCGCTCATCAGCGGGCTGCCCTGGCAGGGAAACGTGTGCCCGCTGTGCGGCGGCGCGCCGCACATGAGCGTGCTGCGCAAGCCCGAAGGGAACGAGGCCTTCATCACCGCCCATGGCGGCAAGCGCTTCCTGCGTTGTTCCTGCTGCGCCACGGAGTGGGCGCACAAACGCGTGTCCTGCCCGTCCTGCGGCTGCGAGGAGCCAGACGAATTGGTGGTCCTGCGCGACCCGGAGCGCCCCTTCGAGCGCGCGGACTGCTGCACCCGCTGCAAAGGCTTCCTCCTCTGCCTGGACAGCGCGGAACTCGTGGCCGTGCCGCATCCGGACGCCGCGGCGCTGGTCATGGCGCCGCTGGAGGCCAGGGCCATTGCGCGGAAATTCCGCCCGCTGGCCGGGCACATCTGGAGCGGGCTCATGGCGTGA